From one Lycium ferocissimum isolate CSIRO_LF1 chromosome 7, AGI_CSIRO_Lferr_CH_V1, whole genome shotgun sequence genomic stretch:
- the LOC132061835 gene encoding LOB domain-containing protein 4-like yields the protein MKESGRKQGAASPCAACKLLRRRCAQDCVFAPYFPADEPHKFASVHKVFGASNVNKMLQELPEHQRGDAVSSMVYEANARVRDPVYGCVGAISSLQQQIDHLQTQLAIAQAEVVHMKMRQFSSMSSGGTAGNSPENVSPSSRHTQNQPTMSLFTMDMVVDQANMGESLWS from the exons ATGAAGGAGAGTGGTAGGAAACAAGGTGCAGCTTCTCCATGTGCAGCTTGTAAGTTGCTAAGGAGGAGATGTGCACAAGATTGTGTTTTTGCTCCTTATTTTCCAGCTGATGAGCCACACAAGTTTGCCAGTGTTCATAAGGTCTTTGGTGCTAGCAACGTCAATAAGATGCTTCAG GAGTTACCAGAGCATCAACGGGGGGATGCGGTGAGTTCAATGGTGTATGAGGCTAATGCAAGAGTGAGGGATCCAGTTTATGGTTGTGTTGGAGCTATATCATCTTTGCAACAACAAATTGACCATCTCCAAACACAATTGGCAATTGCACAAGCTGAGGTTGTACACATGAAGATGCGCCAATTCTCGTCGATGTCTAGTGGTGGCACAGCCGGGAACTCCCCGGAGAATGTGTCACCATCGTCCCGACACACTCAAAATCAGCCAACCATGTCCCTTTTTACCATGGACATGGTGGTAGATCAAGCTAATATGGGGGAGTCCTTATGGTCATGA